Proteins encoded in a region of the Triticum dicoccoides isolate Atlit2015 ecotype Zavitan chromosome 3A, WEW_v2.0, whole genome shotgun sequence genome:
- the LOC119266924 gene encoding F-box protein At3g58530, whose amino-acid sequence MAAAAAAADEAWCRETVPRVMELVSPRLPQRYACALLSVSPWCHRALAANPKLWEVLDLHETKKAGERLISALSLARYRHLKVVNLEFAQDIEDRHFLHLKETGAILLEELELLNLNACQKISDKGIGAATSLCPNLQALSIYWIVGLTDASIEHIVKNCKQIIDLNLSGCKNISDRGIQLVADNYQGLQKLDITRCIKLTDDALQKVLEKCSALESLNMYALSSFTDKAYTKIGYLANLTFLDLCGAQNLTDDGLSSISRCGSLTYLNLSWCVRVTDVGVVAIAQGCRSLELLSLFGILGVTDACLEALSKSCSNSLTTLDVNGCTGIKKRSRDELIQLFPRLSCFKVHS is encoded by the exons atggcggcggcggcggcggcggccgacgaGGCGTGGTGCCGGGAGACCGTCCCCCGGGTGATGGAGCTGGTGAGCCCGCGCCTCCCCCAGCGCTACGCCTGCGCCCTGCTCTCCGTCAGCCCCTGGTGCCACCGCGCCCTCGCCGCCAACCCCAAGCTCTGGGAG GTACTCGACCTGCACGAGACGAAGAAAGCTGGCGAGCGGCTCATTTCCGCGCTTTCACtg GCAAGGTACCGTCATCTCAAAGTCGTGAACCTTGAATTCGCTCAAGATATCGAGGACCGGCATTTTCTCCATCTGAAAGAAACG GGTGCTATCTTACTAGAAGAGTTGGAGCTCCTGAACCTAAATGCATGTCAGAAGATCTCAGATAAAGGGATTGGAGCTGCTACCAGTCTTTGTCCTAATCTTCAGGCCCTGTCGATCTATTGGATTGTTGG ATTGACAGACGCAAGCATTGAACATATTGTGAAGAACTGCAAGCAGATAATCGACTTGAATCTGAGTGGCTGTAAG AATATCTCAGATAGAGGAATACAGCTAGTTGCCGATAATTATCAAGGACTACAGAAGTTGGACATAACCAG GTGCATTAAGTTGACTGATGATGCATTGCAAAAAGTTCTTGAGAAATGCTCTGCTCTTGAAAGCTTGAACATGTATGCCCTTTCAAG TTTTACTGACAAGGCTTATACAAAAATTGGATATTTAGCCAACCTCACATTTCTAGACTTATGTGGGGCCCAG AACCTAACTGACGACGGTCTTAGCAGTATATCAAGATGCGGAAGTTTGACATATCTCAATTTATCTTG GTGCGTACGTGTTACTGATGTTGGGGTGGTAGCTATCGCACAAGGTTGTCGGTCCCTTGAACTACTAAG TTTATTTGGAATACTTGGAGTAACTGATGCCTGCCTCGAGGCTTTGTCAAAATCCTGTTCAAATAGCCTCACGACTCTGGATGTAAATGGCTGTACCGGTATTAAG AAGAGGAGCCGGGACGAGCTGATCCAACTGTTCCCACGATTGAGTTGCTTCAAGGTGCACAGCTAG